In Paraburkholderia sp. BL23I1N1, a genomic segment contains:
- a CDS encoding DUF4126 domain-containing protein has product MLESLSLAAGLSWGSGLRLYLTVLLAGVFARLGFIHLPDTLSALSSPWVIGVAGVLTVTEFLADKIPAFDSLWDAVHTFIRIPAGAVLAAGALGHADPALLTVAALAGGTLAGTAHLAKAGTRALINLSPEPVSNVVTSTAEDGLVFGGMLLALFVPLVFLVLMVGFMVLAGWALPRLWRGVQGGFRGMATHMVSRFARSRHD; this is encoded by the coding sequence ATGCTTGAATCACTTTCGCTCGCTGCGGGCCTCTCCTGGGGCAGCGGTCTGCGCCTCTATCTGACAGTCCTGCTGGCCGGCGTGTTCGCACGCCTTGGCTTCATTCATCTCCCCGATACGCTGTCCGCGCTGTCCTCGCCGTGGGTTATCGGCGTCGCCGGCGTGCTGACGGTCACTGAATTTCTCGCCGACAAAATCCCCGCGTTCGATTCCCTATGGGACGCGGTTCATACCTTTATCCGCATTCCCGCCGGCGCAGTATTGGCGGCCGGCGCGCTCGGCCATGCCGATCCCGCGCTGCTGACAGTCGCGGCACTCGCGGGCGGCACGCTGGCGGGCACCGCGCATCTGGCGAAAGCGGGCACGCGCGCGTTGATCAATCTGTCGCCGGAACCGGTGTCGAATGTCGTGACCTCGACCGCTGAAGACGGTCTCGTGTTCGGCGGCATGCTGCTCGCGCTGTTCGTGCCGCTAGTGTTCCTGGTATTGATGGTGGGTTTCATGGTGCTGGCCGGCTGGGCGTTGCCGCGGCTGTGGCGCGGGGTGCAGGGCGGTTTTCGCGGGATGGCGACGCACATGGTGTCGCGGTTTGCCAGGAGTCGGCACGATTGA
- the sugE gene encoding quaternary ammonium compound efflux SMR transporter SugE: protein MPWILLLIAGLLEVAWAAGLKTSEGFTRLWPSVFTLVTALGSFILLAMAMRQLPLGTAYAVWTGIGAVGAFIFGIVMMGEALTVARVASAALIVIGLIGLKLSSGH from the coding sequence ATGCCCTGGATTCTTCTGTTGATTGCCGGTTTGCTTGAAGTCGCGTGGGCGGCCGGTCTCAAAACCTCCGAAGGTTTCACCCGGCTCTGGCCGTCCGTATTCACACTGGTGACAGCGCTCGGCAGCTTTATCCTGCTCGCGATGGCGATGCGCCAGTTGCCGCTCGGCACAGCCTACGCCGTGTGGACGGGGATCGGCGCGGTCGGCGCGTTCATCTTCGGCATCGTCATGATGGGCGAGGCCCTGACGGTCGCGCGGGTGGCGAGCGCGGCGCTGATTGTGATCGGATTGATCGGGTTGAAGCTGTCGTCGGGGCATTGA
- the kdpE gene encoding two-component system response regulator KdpE yields MSDPSITVVLIEDEKQIRRFVRTALEGEGIVVHDAETGKQGLVEAATRKPDLVIVDLGLPDTDGLDVIRELRGWSELPVIVLSARTQETEKVAALDAGADDYLTKPFGVSELLARIRAHMRRRNQGGANESPLVRFGAVTVDLALRQVSRDGAAVHLTPIEYRLLATLVRHAGRVLTHRQLLRDVWGPSHVESHHYLRIYMAHLRGKLERDPAQPEHIVTETGVGYRLVGAV; encoded by the coding sequence ATGAGTGACCCGAGCATCACCGTCGTCCTGATCGAAGACGAAAAGCAGATTCGCCGCTTCGTGCGAACCGCGCTGGAAGGCGAGGGCATCGTCGTGCACGACGCCGAGACCGGCAAGCAAGGTCTCGTCGAAGCCGCGACGCGCAAACCCGATCTCGTGATCGTCGATCTCGGCCTGCCTGATACCGACGGCCTCGACGTGATTCGCGAACTGCGTGGCTGGAGTGAGTTGCCGGTCATCGTGCTGTCGGCGCGCACCCAGGAAACCGAGAAAGTTGCCGCGCTCGATGCCGGCGCGGACGATTACCTCACCAAGCCGTTCGGCGTCTCCGAACTGCTGGCGCGAATCCGCGCACATATGCGGCGCCGCAATCAGGGCGGCGCGAATGAATCGCCGCTGGTGCGCTTCGGCGCGGTGACGGTCGATCTGGCCTTGCGTCAGGTGAGCCGCGACGGCGCCGCCGTCCATCTCACGCCGATCGAATATCGCCTGCTCGCGACCCTCGTGCGCCACGCGGGCCGCGTGTTGACGCACCGGCAATTGCTGCGCGACGTGTGGGGGCCGTCGCATGTGGAGAGCCATCACTATCTGCGTATCTATATGGCGCATCTGCGTGGGAAACTCGAGCGCGACCCGGCGCAGCCGGAGCATATCGTGACGGAAACGGGCGTGGGATACCGGCTGGTGGGCGCGGTTTGA